One genomic window of Oncorhynchus tshawytscha isolate Ot180627B unplaced genomic scaffold, Otsh_v2.0 Un_contig_12034_pilon_pilon, whole genome shotgun sequence includes the following:
- the LOC121845429 gene encoding inward rectifier potassium channel 16-like, with protein sequence MSPGMDQQQCIIDTQHITTHTMGRGDLGRGEGEKKLRYMLKDGSCPVVFHQSPGQWSFFLADIFTTLVELRWRVMLLIFCLSYILSWLFFSVLYFLIAYVHKDLEDHDTAPCVANVRSFTSAFLYSMSAQATIGYGFRVMTENCMVAIVVVTIQALMSCFIDTIVIGITVAKMACASKRAQTVGFSSSAVVNARNGALCLVWRIADFRRNHILEGTARAQLVRPTKHPSGMISVTYQDLDIQSRHLILATPASIVHKLEPGSPLYSLGPDSLAEEDFDLVVSFTYTGDSTGILHQTRTSYTPADIRWGQRFQDMVQVGRRQYKVDYALFHQTTWVQTPMVSAQEGDRGRPPPTESIVQSQQPFVRSSRKFRRSLADVSEEVVQEAWL encoded by the coding sequence ATGAGTCCAGGCATGGACCAGCAGCAGTGTATCATTGATACCCAACACATCACGACACACACCATGGGCAGAGGAGATCTTGgccggggggagggggagaagaagctGCGCTACATGCTGAAGGACGGTAGCTGCCCCGTGGTGTTCCACCAGTCCCCGGGCCAGTGGAGCTTCTTCCTGGCCGACATCTTCACCACGCTGGTGGAGCTCCGCTGGAGGGTCATGCTCCTCATCTTCTGCCTCTCCTACATCCTCTCCTGGCTCTTCTTTAGCGTCCTCTACTTCCTGATCGCCTACGTCCACAAAGACCTGGAGGACCATGACACGGCTCCGTGTGTGGCGAACGTCCGCAGTTTCACTTCCGCCTTCCTGTACTCCATGTCGGCCCAGGCGACTATCGGCTATGGCTTCCGGGTGATGACGGAGAACTGCATGGTGGCCATCGTGGTGGTGACTATCCAGGCCCTGATGAGTTGCTTCATCGACACAATCGTCATCGGCATCACCGTGGCCAAAATGGCGTGCGCGAGCAAGAGGGCGCAGACAGTGGGCTTCAGCAGCTCTGCCGTGGTCAACGCGCGCAACGGCGCCCTGTGCCTTGTGTGGCGTATCGCCGACTTCCGCAGGAACCACATCCTGGAAGGCACCGCCCGGGCGCAGCTGGTCCGCCCCACGAAGCACCCCTCTGGGATGATCTCCGTGACCTACCAGGACCTAGACATCCAGAGTAGACACCTCATCCTGGCCACCCCGGCCAGCATCGTTCACAAGCTGGAGCCTGGGAGCCCCCTCTACAGCCTGGGACCGGACAGCCTGGCGGAGGAGGACTTTGACCTGGTAGTGTCCTTCACCTACACCGGTGACTCCACAGGCATCCTGCACCAGACACGCACGTCTTACACCCCAGCAGACATCCGCTGGGGCCAGCGCTTCCAGGACATGGTGCAGGTGGGGAGGAGGCAGTACAAGGTAGACTATGccctgtttcatcagaccacctGGGTGCAGACACCCATGGTCAGCGCCCAGGAGGGTGACAGGGGGAGACCGCCGCCCACGGAGTCTATCGTCCAATCGCAGCAGCCGTTTGTGAGATCGAGCAGGAAATTCCGGAGGTCCTTGGCTGATGTCAGTGAGGAGGTGGTTCAGGAGGCGTGGCTCTGA